The following are encoded together in the Candidatus Methylomirabilota bacterium genome:
- a CDS encoding efflux RND transporter permease subunit — protein MSVLEILVRRPVFTTMLITSLVVLGLASFFQLGVDIFPKVDLPTITITTRLSGASPEEVESQISKVIEEAVNTIAGLDELRSSSIEGQSQVFAQFVLERNVQEAANDVREKVSAVLSRLPPGTELPVIEKADPDSAPILAVVVSGQRSAREITELADKRIKRQLETVKDVGAITLVGARKREIQVSVDPDKLSAYGLSIQQVKEALARQNVEIPGGRLTGGAREEGVRTLGRVASPQGFEDLIVADLKGGPVRVRDIATVADGQEEPRTLSRLNGRNAVSLVIRKQSGTNTVAVVDALKAKLADIQKGLPQDIRFDIVRDLSRFIRRSIHEVQDHLLLGGLLASLIVAVFIGNLLWWETAAVGLIVGVIGAVFMTGDADLLLKVTGGACVVTMAVFGLVRKLRPAFVAALAIPCSIVATFTAMRIAGFTLNNLTMLGLSLSTGIVIDDAIIVLENIYRHIEEEGRPPFEAAITGTREIALAVMATTLSLVVIFLPVAFMGGLVGRFWNSFGLTATFAIMVSLLMAFTLTPMLGARIFPPRGADATRGAEGGVSRTSKEGPIYRKLEGGYERLLGWSLHHRWVVVLVGLAILGAGVYLWKTSPLDFVVNDDMSEFEVVAEAPPGSSLERTAEIVGQMEAEIRKIPEVVTLFSTVGVRGQAQANVTDISIYVGLTHLSERKRTQDELKQEVRQRLAAFPGMRVSAQNINLIGGGGFRQTEFNLIVRGPDLGRLEEFAGNVIAELRKQPGFVDLDTAVAYRQPEVQVHIDRQKASDLGIRIDAIASTLRTMVGGEKVGFYRELGEQYDVRLRLHQDFRGRPGALPNLFVPANDGRLVRLANVAAIGSGMSPGQIERYAQERSITVISNLYGKPLADAYRDAYAGVARQRMPLEYGIVTTGRGKLLQESLQSFRVALVLSLAFIYIVLAAQFESFLHPITIMLSMFLSVPFGLLTLLIVGKRLNIYAIMGLFLLMGVVKKNAILQVDYTNVLRARGLGRYEAQMQADRARLRPILMTTLAIIAGMLPVALGRGDGSASRASLATAVVGGQALCLLVTLVATPVIYSLFDDLTRLRAFSWIRFPKLRRVSARRAWQSARTLLP, from the coding sequence ATGAGCGTGCTCGAGATCCTCGTCCGGCGTCCGGTCTTCACGACCATGCTGATCACCTCGCTGGTGGTGCTGGGCCTGGCGTCGTTCTTCCAGCTCGGCGTCGACATCTTCCCGAAGGTCGATCTGCCCACGATCACCATCACCACGCGCCTGTCCGGGGCCTCGCCGGAGGAGGTGGAGAGCCAGATCTCCAAGGTGATCGAGGAGGCGGTCAACACGATCGCCGGGCTCGACGAGCTGCGCTCGTCCTCCATCGAGGGTCAGTCCCAGGTCTTCGCCCAGTTCGTCCTCGAGCGCAACGTCCAGGAGGCGGCCAACGACGTCCGCGAGAAGGTGTCGGCCGTCCTCTCTCGGCTGCCTCCCGGCACCGAGCTGCCGGTGATCGAGAAGGCCGACCCGGACTCGGCGCCCATCCTCGCCGTCGTCGTCTCCGGCCAGCGGTCGGCCCGCGAGATCACGGAGCTCGCCGATAAGCGCATCAAGCGCCAGCTGGAGACGGTCAAGGACGTGGGCGCCATCACGCTGGTGGGCGCCCGCAAGCGCGAGATCCAGGTCTCCGTCGACCCCGACAAGCTCTCGGCCTACGGGCTCAGCATCCAGCAGGTGAAGGAGGCGCTGGCCCGCCAGAACGTCGAGATCCCCGGCGGGCGGCTGACCGGCGGCGCCCGCGAGGAGGGCGTGCGCACGCTCGGGCGCGTCGCCTCTCCCCAGGGCTTCGAGGACTTGATCGTCGCCGACCTCAAGGGCGGGCCCGTCCGCGTGCGCGACATCGCCACCGTGGCGGACGGTCAAGAGGAGCCGCGCACGCTGTCCCGCCTCAACGGCCGCAATGCCGTCTCGCTGGTCATCCGCAAGCAGTCCGGGACCAACACCGTCGCCGTCGTCGACGCGCTCAAGGCCAAGCTGGCCGACATCCAGAAGGGGCTGCCGCAGGACATCCGGTTCGACATCGTGCGCGACCTCAGCCGGTTCATCCGGCGCTCGATCCACGAGGTGCAGGACCACCTGCTGCTGGGCGGGCTCCTGGCCAGCCTGATCGTCGCCGTCTTCATCGGCAACCTCCTCTGGTGGGAGACGGCCGCGGTCGGTCTCATCGTCGGCGTCATCGGCGCCGTCTTCATGACCGGCGACGCCGACCTCCTCCTGAAAGTGACGGGGGGAGCCTGCGTGGTCACCATGGCGGTCTTCGGCCTCGTGCGAAAGCTTCGCCCGGCGTTCGTGGCCGCGCTGGCCATCCCGTGCTCCATCGTGGCCACCTTCACCGCCATGCGGATCGCCGGCTTCACCCTCAACAACCTCACGATGCTGGGCCTGTCGCTGTCGACCGGCATCGTCATCGACGACGCCATCATCGTGCTGGAGAACATCTACCGGCACATCGAGGAGGAGGGGCGCCCGCCGTTCGAGGCGGCCATCACCGGCACCCGCGAGATCGCGCTGGCCGTCATGGCCACCACGCTCTCGCTGGTGGTGATCTTCCTGCCCGTGGCCTTCATGGGCGGCCTCGTCGGCCGGTTCTGGAACTCCTTCGGCCTCACCGCCACCTTCGCCATCATGGTCTCGCTCCTCATGGCCTTCACCTTGACGCCGATGCTGGGGGCCCGGATCTTCCCGCCGCGCGGGGCGGACGCAACCCGCGGCGCCGAGGGCGGCGTCAGCCGCACCTCCAAAGAGGGTCCGATCTACCGCAAGCTCGAGGGCGGCTACGAGCGGCTGCTCGGCTGGTCCCTGCACCACCGGTGGGTCGTCGTGCTCGTCGGCCTGGCCATTCTGGGGGCTGGCGTCTACCTCTGGAAGACGTCGCCGCTGGATTTCGTCGTCAACGACGACATGAGCGAGTTCGAGGTCGTCGCCGAAGCGCCCCCGGGCTCGTCCCTGGAGCGCACCGCGGAGATCGTCGGCCAGATGGAGGCGGAGATCCGCAAGATCCCCGAGGTGGTGACGCTCTTCTCCACGGTGGGGGTCCGCGGCCAGGCCCAGGCCAACGTCACCGACATCTCGATCTACGTGGGCCTCACCCACCTGAGCGAACGGAAGCGGACGCAAGACGAGCTCAAGCAGGAGGTCCGCCAGCGGCTCGCCGCCTTCCCCGGCATGCGCGTGAGCGCGCAGAACATCAATCTCATCGGGGGCGGCGGCTTCCGCCAGACGGAGTTCAACCTGATCGTCCGCGGCCCCGATCTGGGCCGGCTGGAGGAGTTCGCCGGCAACGTGATCGCCGAGCTGCGGAAGCAGCCCGGCTTCGTCGACCTCGACACCGCAGTGGCCTATCGACAGCCCGAGGTCCAGGTGCACATCGACCGCCAGAAGGCCTCCGACCTCGGCATCCGCATCGACGCCATCGCCTCCACGCTGCGCACCATGGTCGGGGGCGAGAAGGTCGGCTTCTATCGGGAGCTGGGCGAGCAATACGACGTCCGGCTCCGGCTCCACCAGGACTTCCGCGGCCGGCCGGGGGCGCTGCCGAACCTCTTCGTGCCGGCCAACGATGGCCGGCTCGTCCGGCTGGCCAACGTGGCCGCCATCGGCAGCGGCATGAGCCCCGGCCAGATCGAGCGGTACGCCCAGGAGCGCTCGATCACGGTCATCTCGAACCTATACGGCAAACCCCTGGCCGACGCCTACCGGGACGCCTACGCCGGCGTGGCCAGGCAGAGGATGCCACTGGAGTACGGCATCGTGACGACGGGGCGCGGCAAGCTCCTCCAGGAGTCGCTCCAGAGCTTCCGTGTCGCGCTGGTCCTCTCGCTGGCCTTCATCTACATCGTGCTGGCCGCCCAGTTCGAGTCGTTCCTGCACCCGATCACGATCATGCTCTCGATGTTCCTCTCGGTGCCCTTCGGGCTCCTCACGCTTCTGATCGTCGGCAAGCGGCTCAACATCTACGCGATCATGGGGCTGTTCCTCCTGATGGGCGTGGTCAAGAAGAACGCCATCCTGCAAGTGGACTACACGAACGTGCTGCGGGCGCGGGGCCTCGGACGTTACGAGGCGCAGATGCAAGCCGACCGCGCGCGGCTCCGGCCCATCTTGATGACCACGCTGGCGATCATCGCCGGCATGCTGCCGGTCGCGCTGGGGCGAGGCGACGGCTCGGCCTCGCGGGCCTCACTGGCCACCGCGGTCGTCGGCGGCCAGGCGCTCTGCCTTCTCGTCACGCTGGTGGCCACGCCGGTGATCTACTCGCTGTTCGACGACCTGACCCGCCTGCGCGCGTTCTCCTGGATCCGCTTCCCGAAGCTCCGCCGCGTCTCGGCCCGCCGGGCCTGGCAGAGCGCGCGGACGCTGCTGCCCTGA
- a CDS encoding tRNA (adenine-N1)-methyltransferase has product MNDGLPLQDGEQVLLIDQRGKRHLLFLRKSETFHSDRGWIAHDAIIGQPEGSWIRSSLGLRYLALRPTLAEFVLEMPRGAQVIYPKDLAMILFWADIFPGARVLEAGTGSGALTLALLRAVGPEGRIITYEQRDEFARRAVANIHMRLGEVGNLTVRLGPVQDGIADEGPVDRVVLDLPEPWKLTRLVAGVLRPGGIFLAYVPTILQSHQLSEALHREPHWALVETFEALMRPWNIEGLSVRPFHRMVAHTGFITVARRVVPEEDGSPAPRLAPESDRAE; this is encoded by the coding sequence ATGAACGACGGCCTCCCGCTCCAGGACGGCGAGCAGGTGCTGCTCATCGATCAGCGCGGCAAGCGCCACCTGCTCTTCCTGCGCAAGTCCGAGACGTTCCACTCCGACCGCGGCTGGATCGCGCACGACGCGATCATCGGCCAGCCGGAAGGCAGCTGGATCCGCAGCTCGCTGGGCCTGCGCTATCTGGCGCTCCGCCCCACCCTCGCCGAGTTCGTGCTGGAGATGCCGCGGGGTGCCCAGGTCATCTATCCCAAGGATCTGGCGATGATCCTCTTCTGGGCGGACATCTTCCCCGGCGCCCGCGTGCTGGAGGCGGGCACCGGCTCAGGCGCGCTCACGCTGGCCCTGCTCCGGGCCGTCGGCCCCGAGGGGCGGATCATCACCTACGAGCAGCGCGACGAGTTTGCGCGGCGGGCGGTGGCGAACATCCACATGCGCCTGGGCGAGGTCGGCAACCTCACCGTGCGGCTGGGTCCCGTGCAGGACGGCATCGCCGACGAGGGGCCGGTGGACCGGGTGGTCCTCGACCTGCCGGAGCCGTGGAAGCTCACCCGCCTCGTCGCCGGCGTGCTGCGGCCGGGCGGGATCTTCCTCGCCTATGTGCCCACCATCCTCCAGTCGCATCAGCTGTCGGAGGCGCTCCATCGCGAGCCCCACTGGGCGCTCGTCGAGACCTTCGAGGCGCTCATGCGCCCCTGGAACATCGAGGGCCTGTCCGTCCGCCCGTTCCACCGCATGGTCGCCCACACCGGCTTCATCACCGTCGCCCGTCGGGTCGTGCCCGAGGAAGACGGCTCGCCGGCGCCGCGGCTGGCGCCGGAGAGCGATCGCGCCGAGTAG
- a CDS encoding SurA N-terminal domain-containing protein — MIAFMRRYRRGLQVGLLLVIAAFVASLFVFGASGRGGDSRASVATVNGEEISIDQYQRRYQDYLAAYAQMLRDRFSPEMAERFGLPHQVVEDLVQEALIMQRARAEGLEISDDELNAHIHAIPEFQEGGRFTLRRYQDVLRRNGYTTAAFEKERRRRLTRLKVENAVRGGAKVSEGEIEQAFVHMREEVGAAWALVELAPLMASAGATDDELQAYLKDNATEFRQPERRRVHYVAVDPKDFTRPAPEAEVQKYYAEHGAEFETPRQVRAAHILVRVPETGGSGAEDEAKAKVVDAIRRARAGQDFGKLARELSQDPGSAARGGDLGLVSKGEMVPAFEQALFALKKGEVSPEPVRTPFGFHAIKVQEVREGGKRPLKDVAPQIRQRLQSEAADRAARAKAEAVRAKLLGGGDFMAEARKLGLGPVESIIARKESVPGLTPPDPIQETAFSLAQGGVSVPVRTPAGYVVLKSVETMPAAVPPLAEIKDKVVTAVKRRKAEALALEKAKQIVTNAQSGDLAGAAQKVGATVGETPRFSRTRPAERLPGDAMLAALKTPVGALSEPVKAPQGYYVMKVRERVPPAPSAPGPERDKIADELLARKQSHAWQAWMSSARAQAKIEISSRLPGPRS, encoded by the coding sequence ATGATCGCGTTCATGCGTCGTTACCGCCGAGGCCTCCAGGTGGGGCTTCTGCTCGTCATCGCCGCCTTCGTGGCGTCGCTCTTCGTCTTCGGCGCCAGCGGGCGCGGCGGCGATAGCCGGGCGAGCGTTGCCACCGTGAACGGCGAGGAGATCAGCATCGATCAGTACCAGCGGCGGTACCAGGACTACCTGGCCGCGTACGCCCAGATGCTGCGCGATCGCTTTTCGCCGGAGATGGCCGAGCGGTTCGGACTGCCCCATCAGGTCGTGGAGGACCTCGTCCAGGAAGCGCTGATAATGCAGCGGGCCCGCGCAGAGGGTTTGGAAATCAGCGACGACGAACTGAACGCACACATCCACGCGATTCCTGAGTTTCAGGAAGGCGGACGGTTCACGCTTCGCCGTTATCAGGATGTTCTCAGGCGCAATGGCTACACCACTGCGGCGTTCGAGAAGGAGAGACGCCGTCGCCTCACCCGGCTGAAGGTCGAGAACGCCGTCCGGGGTGGCGCCAAGGTCTCCGAGGGCGAGATCGAGCAGGCGTTCGTCCACATGCGCGAGGAGGTGGGCGCGGCCTGGGCGCTGGTGGAGCTGGCGCCGCTCATGGCCTCCGCGGGCGCGACCGACGACGAGCTGCAGGCGTACCTCAAAGACAACGCGACCGAGTTCCGTCAGCCCGAGCGGCGCCGCGTCCATTACGTTGCCGTCGATCCCAAGGACTTCACGCGACCCGCGCCGGAGGCCGAGGTCCAGAAGTACTACGCCGAGCACGGAGCCGAGTTCGAGACGCCGCGCCAGGTCCGCGCCGCGCACATCCTGGTGCGGGTGCCGGAGACCGGTGGCAGCGGGGCGGAGGACGAGGCGAAGGCCAAGGTCGTGGACGCCATCCGCCGGGCCCGGGCGGGCCAGGACTTCGGCAAGCTCGCCCGCGAGCTCTCTCAGGATCCAGGCTCGGCCGCGCGGGGTGGCGACCTCGGGCTCGTGAGCAAGGGCGAGATGGTGCCGGCATTCGAGCAGGCGCTCTTCGCGCTGAAGAAGGGCGAGGTCTCCCCGGAGCCGGTCCGCACGCCCTTCGGCTTCCACGCCATCAAAGTGCAGGAGGTCCGCGAGGGCGGTAAGCGGCCGCTGAAGGACGTGGCCCCGCAGATCCGCCAGCGCCTGCAGAGCGAGGCCGCCGACCGAGCGGCCAGGGCGAAGGCCGAAGCGGTCCGCGCGAAGCTCCTCGGCGGCGGCGACTTCATGGCCGAGGCCAGGAAGCTCGGGCTGGGCCCGGTGGAGTCGATCATCGCCCGGAAGGAGAGCGTGCCCGGCCTCACGCCCCCCGATCCGATACAGGAGACGGCCTTCTCGCTGGCCCAGGGCGGCGTGTCCGTCCCGGTGCGAACGCCGGCCGGCTACGTCGTCCTCAAGAGCGTCGAGACGATGCCGGCCGCCGTCCCGCCGCTGGCCGAGATCAAGGACAAGGTGGTGACGGCGGTCAAGCGACGGAAGGCCGAAGCGCTGGCGCTGGAGAAGGCCAAGCAGATCGTCACCAACGCCCAGAGCGGCGATCTCGCCGGCGCGGCCCAGAAGGTGGGCGCCACCGTCGGAGAGACGCCGCGCTTTTCGCGGACCCGGCCCGCCGAGCGGCTGCCCGGTGACGCCATGCTGGCCGCGCTCAAGACGCCGGTCGGCGCTCTCAGCGAGCCCGTGAAGGCGCCCCAGGGCTACTACGTGATGAAGGTGCGGGAGCGCGTGCCCCCCGCCCCGAGCGCGCCCGGGCCCGAGCGCGACAAGATCGCCGACGAGCTCCTGGCGCGCAAGCAGAGCCACGCGTGGCAGGCGTGGATGAGCAGTGCCCGGGCCCAGGCCAAGATCGAGATCTCGTCGCGTCTGCCCGGCCCGCGCAGCTAG